The genomic stretch catattgactgcatcatccacagacctgtttgctcgatatgcAAACAGCAAGGAatctagaaagggttcagtggtgtccttcaggtgggccaacaccagtctctcaaatgacttcatggcTACAGGTGTGTAGTCATTAATTTctttgattttgggtttctttgggaaggggatgattgtggagtgtttgaagaagcagggaacttcacactgctccagtgatctgttgaagatctgtatgaaaatgggggccagctggtcagcataggattttagacaagtgggtgaaacaccatctgggccctgtgcttttcttgtcatCTGTTTCCGGAAGAACTGGTACacatcttcttcacagatcttaagtgcagatagATTAGCAGGAGAGGTGAGGAGGGTGGTTGTAGGAGGTGTaattgtttgtgtgctgtgaaggttggagcaggtgtggggtgtgagactgggcttttcaaatctacagtaaacacatttaggtcgtcagccagttgctgattccctacagtgttgggggatgttgTCTTGTAGATGGTAATGTCTTTCaagcctctccacactgatgcaaggtcgttagctgaattttttttttcagcttttcagaatagcttctgtAGGTGCTATTGGatgtttagatcagttttacaatcagaaataatcaataattaaatgttattaatgattaattattgaataattaaataatagaatttaactcattaaattctattctcggggcaccactctttgacaagagaaaaatgatagcaagttactgatcgagtcttataaaaacaaaatctaccctgaaggttgagtatcttaattgttaatcaaaataatcaaaaaggggagaaactagttaaattattgccatacaaatctaatggtaatctaattacagttagtttctaacggcaataaaataacagtactctgaggtaacatgggagttcttgatgtggcagaggctggcttcaacacaatattcaaactaaaacaggagtacttattataatataacaagagttattataatcaagcagtaatgaacacagctaatactagctgaatataatacaaaaaaatatcaaagaaatcctaaactaacagtggagctatatgctagtgtgtgtgtgtgtgtgtgtgtgtgtgtgtgtgtgtgtgtgtccagatgtggtaacaaaggaatcaaaatggagggttagatccaaaatggagctgataccacgtgaaggtggaaatgagcggacacacaaaggaactgatgaaacaggcgggagaatttggctCACCAGCCTGAGTTGGACATAAaccgcggcgccgctcactcaatgaatatcagtgagagagagagagagagagaatgagagcgagagagagaggaaaagtgcatgcaatttaattgagggtaaccgctcgtaacagcgggactgaattactagttcagatcactcaacaaaacaaactaaaccCCAAAGAAATTAATACAAATCTCCtaactcaaaacagcaaacagcgagcagagtttaacacacaaatatactcaaaacattaGCATTTAGAATGAAATATAAGATTTAGTtacacaagaaaaatcacagtttctaaactaaatctgcccagatatcaagccttactagCATTGagtggtcaggagaaacggtctggatggtcccttgtcttacactCGTCAGCGAAACGACATGTCTCTGCTTTATGCTTTGGATCCAGCGAtagagaagaatgcagaaggtagtcaacgttgaatgaaaaagagggagaagggaaactggtcgcctttccatttttctaaataaattcactgttatcttgcagtgaaactgaaccggttgttataagtatactataagactggaacaaagctaagttaatcttactctaccgtggccaaatggtgaggttagaaaaacgtggtctttttgttctcagtccaaaatggagggaaaactccttcagtacctGCAtggtacagatgtcccttaacagccagctagagcttagcacagagaggccgaactacatctgtccgctggttttattgacaagatgacatcATTGGTtgtaggccgctttcgaccaatggcatttgagactgggtccacGGGCAGGACTTCGCATctagttgtgaatttgtgaaggatcttgggaaactgagttcaatgtctctcctttgattatagaacaaagggccatgctgtctctgctgccattttgagtgggccaaggccacACCCCTTTTAGCCACACTGAtctttgtcagtctgtttttggcctgattatacaagacttGAACCcagtcgaacatctctggagagatctgaaaatggctctACACCAACAttctccatccaacctgacagaggatctgcagagaagaaaagCCGGAAAATCccaaaatccaggtgtgcaaagcttgtcgcatcatacccaaaaaggcttgaggctgtaattgctgccaaaggtgcttcatctaagtactgagttaagggactgaatacttatgtcaatgtgatatttcagtttttttctttttaaaataaatttgctaAGTTATCAAATTCTGTTTTTTGCTTTATCataatggggtatggagtgtagatttatgtttaaaaatagcATAAGTCTGCAACAAATTTTTCTAAGTACACATCAGTGTACAAATtcgtcagatggatgcttttggagcgacTCTAACATTTAAACACAGTGGGGTTTTTTGTCTCTAGGTAAGTTATTTattgtttgaaacttagaaaaacacctctagagatccctgcattcagaattgtgctccgtccagctgtttttgaatgcaagaacacttTTTCATCTTGTGTTGTCACAAGTGCCAAGTATGGCTGAGTTCGGAACTGCATACTACCATATTATTTCTGCCATTGacacatatggcagaagtagtacgagtagtatgggtagtatgccattccgaactcagcctatgtctgtctgtgtgttttttttttgttttttttgtttttttctctgtacagctgcatgttgcctatacagcttgAGTTTTGCTTACTACCCCCTTCTGAAAATAGGTGGTacttcatgcttgaattgctccgatagtAGGATTATTCCACATTATATTCCAgagacatgattaattgctttcatttctttaacactttattttttatataattaatcacactgatttAAAACGTTAAAACAACAGcccaaatagatagatagatagatagatagacaggcagaaacAAGCGCTAAAATGCAAGAGAGAAAAATAGAATGGATAATAGAAAGTCTTCACCCTGATCTCTTTTCTTGGGCCAGTTCTGTGTAGCGATATTTGCGGGGTTCGTAATAACATCATCTCCGTTAATTAACACTAAAACAGAACATTTGAAAAGGGGCAATTATGTGCATGTTTTGTGTGAATAAAACTGAATTAACATTCCCTTCTTGGATTTCTCTGGTACCTCTTGGTTCTGTTGTTGGTCTCCGGGGTTCACCTGTACAGAAAAGGAACATGAAACTATCCAAATTCACTCCTTTAGCAAAAATGACTTCTGCAATCAATTGTGTCTAGaaagctgtatgtgtgtgtgtgcaactgaCGAATTAAGGGGTGAAAATTAGATTGCACTCATGTTCTCACCTTTCTTGACTGTTATTTGGATTTCAACCATAGGATCAACTTCCAGTGTAACATCCGCACCACAGTAGTACAGTCCAGAATCCTCTGCGCCCAATCTAAAAATGACGATGGTAACCCAGCGAGAAGTAGTGTTGTCAAATAGAGCGTATCGCCCATGTTGACTCCAACTGTTTGGTTGAGCAGTCTGAACCAGTTTCTTTTCAAAGAAGCCATCGGACCTGCTGAAGTACTTGATGTTTTCTTCATAGCCCGACCGGTATTTGACATAGAAAACTAAGTTTTCCTCCTCATatccatttatttctgtgtgcTTTACAGCACAACCAATATCCAGTAGCCGGACTGTAAATTAAATGGACCGACATTTGAAAAGCATTTCTAGATTTGCAATTCAACTATGATTTCCATAACACAAAGACGTTAGTACAGCATATAACCAGCAGTAAAAGTTATTTGGCAACAATGTCAATCTGCAACCATGTCTCTTGGGAAACTCATAAATCAAGAAATGACAATCAGCATCTACTAAAGAAAAACTGCTGAAAACTAAGTGATTAATGAATGTTAACTCACCTGTAATGACAGACAAACAGAACACTTTCCACATGTTAAATGGTCAATTCTGGCTTAGAAAGTAGAAAACAGCGTCTCTCtatatatttctgtctctttctcccaCTTCCTTGTTCAGAGCAAATAACTCATCCCTTAAGAGTTAAataaccatctctctctctctctctctctctctctctctctctctctctctctctctcttgcagacAGCAGGTTTAGCATTTTTGGGAACCCAAGCAAAGTTTGAGGATTTTAGACCTCTTTCAATTCTAGTGTATTTTCCTTGTTTCATTTTCTCGAGTAACATTAGACTGTGAACAAAAAGCAGTTTGATACTATTTTAAATACTGATTCTTGGCTGGGTGttatctgtatttaatgtacaaccccaattccgaaaaagttgtgacagtatgaaaaatgctaatagaaacaaaaaggagtgatttgtaaattatattcaccctttgctatattgaaagcactacaactacacattatatgaatttcattgtttttttaaatgtacaataatttcaaatcagatgattgcaacacactcctaaagttgggacagttgagtgtttaccactgtgaaacatcaccatttcttctaataacacttattaagcatttaggcactgaagacacaagtttgttaagtttagaaagtggaattttcccccaatcatccattatgtaggtctttagctgcacaattgtacggggtcttcgttgccgtattgtgtgcttcataatgcttcacacattctcaattggagatggtcaggactgcaggcaggccaatctagcacccacactctctgcttattcggccagcatgtggtttgaagttgtcctgctgaaaattccgggacgtccctggaaaagacgtgttgcatgctgc from Myxocyprinus asiaticus isolate MX2 ecotype Aquarium Trade chromosome 7, UBuf_Myxa_2, whole genome shotgun sequence encodes the following:
- the LOC127443344 gene encoding uncharacterized protein LOC127443344 encodes the protein MWKVFCLSVITVRLLDIGCAVKHTEINGYEEENLVFYVKYRSGYEENIKYFSRSDGFFEKKLVQTAQPNSWSQHGRYALFDNTTSRWVTIVIFRLGAEDSGLYYCGADVTLEVDPMVEIQITVKKGEPRRPTTEPRVLINGDDVITNPANIATQNWPKKRDQESYIRLVTVLSVVFVCTLVCVCPFVLFKVLKQVNTCKLSVSASYHTRNMSNQLGDEYVKMSPIVLPNSSTAQSDRASTAKELHRTTDMEAAPDTDTNYIDVDPVLSGSLDVDPLYSEMDVDSVQESVYQSINQTDD